In Pseudomonas glycinae, the DNA window ATCGTTATCGACGGTCTGATCATTGCCAAATGGAACCGCGAGCTGTTCGAAGACATGCGCAAGGGCGGTCTGACGGCGGCCAACTGCACCGTGTCGGTGTGGGAGGGCTTTCAGGCCACGGTCAACAACATCGCCGCCAGCCAGAAACTGATTCGTGAAAACAGCGACCTGGTGATCCCCGTCCGCACCACCGCCGACATCCGCAAGGCCAAGGAGCAGGGCAAGACCGGCATCCTCTTCGGCTTCCAGAACGCCCATGCGTTCGAAGACCAGATCGGTTATGTCGAGGTGTTCAAGCAGCTCGGCGTCGGCATCGTGCAGATGTGCTACAACACCCAGAACCTGGTGGGCACCGGTTGCTACGAACGTGACGGCGGCCTGTCGGGTTTCGGTCGCGAAATCGTCGCCGAGATGAACCGTGTCGGCGTCATGTGCGACCTGTCCCACGTCGGCTCCAAGACCTCCGAAGAAGTCATCCTCGAATCGAAAAAACCGGTCTGCTATTCCCACTGCCTGCCGTCGGGGCTGAAAGAGCACCCGCGCAACAAGTCCGATGAAGAGCTGAAGTTCATCGCTGACCACGGCGGTTTCGTCGGCGTGACCATGTTCGCGCCGTTCCTGGCCAAGGGCATCGATTCGACCATCGACGACTACGCCGAAGCCATCGAATACACCATGAACATCGTCGGCGAAGACGCCATCGGCATTGGCACCGACTTCACCCAGGGTCACGGCCAGGACTTCTTCGAATACCTGACCCACGACAAGGGCTACGCCCGCCGTCTGACCAACTTCGGCAAGATCATCAACCCGCTGGGCATCCGCACCGTCGGCGAGTTCCCGAACCTGACCGAAACCCTGCTCAAGCGCGGCCACTCCGAGCGCGTGGTACGCAAGATCATGGGCGAAAACTGGGTCAACGTCTTGAAAGACGTTTGGGGCGAGTAAGCCGCCGCTTCCCGAATACTTTCCCCCGGCCGTCCGCGCCGGGGGCAACACCAAAATTTTTCTGGAGTTAAGTTTCCATG includes these proteins:
- a CDS encoding dipeptidase; this translates as MSPAELHADSIVIDGLIIAKWNRELFEDMRKGGLTAANCTVSVWEGFQATVNNIAASQKLIRENSDLVIPVRTTADIRKAKEQGKTGILFGFQNAHAFEDQIGYVEVFKQLGVGIVQMCYNTQNLVGTGCYERDGGLSGFGREIVAEMNRVGVMCDLSHVGSKTSEEVILESKKPVCYSHCLPSGLKEHPRNKSDEELKFIADHGGFVGVTMFAPFLAKGIDSTIDDYAEAIEYTMNIVGEDAIGIGTDFTQGHGQDFFEYLTHDKGYARRLTNFGKIINPLGIRTVGEFPNLTETLLKRGHSERVVRKIMGENWVNVLKDVWGE